Proteins found in one Subtercola endophyticus genomic segment:
- a CDS encoding HpcH/HpaI aldolase/citrate lyase family protein has protein sequence MSDTLVDVASAISFLFVPGDRPERFLKAAHSLADVVIIDWEDAVASESAPAARANTIAALTEAEHPPALVRISPDASERLSADLAAIEQLVSSPLHRLLGIVLAKAESAEHVARMRRLLPAELSVIPLIESARGLAAVASIASVAGVTRLAFGAVDFSLDVGASPDSETSVFARAQLVLASRVAQLPGPLESPSVEISDAVAVRALARRANDMGFGGMLAIHPRQLPLIRESFAPTPEQVRWAEAVVTAGSGASQVDGQLVDRPVVERARKLLARAAS, from the coding sequence GTGAGCGACACGCTGGTGGATGTCGCGTCAGCCATCTCCTTTCTCTTCGTTCCCGGCGACCGGCCGGAACGTTTTCTCAAAGCGGCGCACTCGCTCGCCGATGTCGTGATCATCGACTGGGAAGACGCCGTTGCGAGCGAGTCGGCACCGGCGGCACGCGCGAACACCATCGCGGCCCTGACCGAAGCCGAGCATCCGCCCGCCCTTGTGCGCATCAGCCCCGACGCCAGCGAGCGGCTCTCGGCCGATCTTGCAGCCATCGAACAACTCGTTTCGTCACCGCTTCATCGACTGCTCGGAATCGTTCTCGCGAAGGCCGAGAGTGCCGAGCACGTTGCTCGTATGCGCAGACTGCTGCCCGCCGAACTCAGCGTCATACCGCTGATCGAATCGGCGAGAGGGCTTGCCGCCGTTGCGAGCATCGCCTCCGTTGCCGGCGTCACCAGACTCGCCTTCGGTGCGGTCGACTTCTCGCTCGATGTCGGTGCGAGCCCCGACAGCGAGACAAGTGTCTTCGCCCGCGCTCAGCTCGTGCTGGCGTCTCGTGTGGCGCAGTTGCCGGGCCCTCTCGAGTCGCCCTCGGTCGAGATCTCTGACGCAGTCGCCGTGCGCGCCCTGGCTCGACGCGCGAACGACATGGGCTTCGGCGGCATGCTCGCCATCCATCCTCGCCAACTACCCCTCATCAGAGAGTCGTTCGCGCCCACTCCCGAACAGGTGCGCTGGGCAGAGGCGGTTGTCACGGCAGGATCGGGCGCATCGCAAGTCGACGGCCAACTCGTCGACCGGCCCGTCGTGGAGCGCGCCCGCAAGCTGCTCGCGCGAGCCGCCTCATGA
- a CDS encoding sigma-70 family RNA polymerase sigma factor, whose protein sequence is MGSFSSPMQGGVVSELASNARAFPVLSRSEVAELATAIDVGLLARERLETSIELDDRDRSDLATLVSLGHTAFIRLMHCNLRLVVSIAAPFARLGVPLGDLVQGGNIGLLNAVWRFDHSKGFAFSTYATWWVRKAISDEISAARIIRLPHNAQVRLAQLTRTEEYLESELGRAPRDIEVADDLGMDLVRLKDFRSAVREPNSLNTLIEGTDIEVGQILVDRNSPSPEGLAETQEMTDVIRSAVKTLARDESAVLEMLYGLDGSDPLSYLTTADVLGVAPRDVRRLESISLAKLAHPSRRAVYKDLV, encoded by the coding sequence ATGGGCTCATTCAGTAGTCCGATGCAGGGGGGCGTCGTTTCTGAACTGGCGTCGAATGCCAGAGCGTTCCCGGTTCTGTCTCGAAGCGAAGTCGCCGAACTGGCTACGGCGATCGACGTCGGACTTCTCGCTCGCGAGCGCCTTGAGACGTCGATCGAACTCGACGATCGTGATCGAAGCGACCTCGCCACGCTGGTTTCGCTCGGTCATACGGCCTTCATTCGGCTGATGCACTGCAACCTCAGACTCGTCGTTTCGATCGCCGCCCCCTTCGCCCGGCTCGGCGTGCCGCTCGGCGACCTGGTCCAGGGTGGCAACATCGGCCTGCTGAACGCGGTCTGGCGGTTCGATCACAGCAAAGGCTTTGCCTTTTCTACGTACGCGACATGGTGGGTGCGCAAGGCGATCAGCGACGAGATATCGGCAGCACGCATCATCCGGCTTCCGCATAATGCCCAGGTGCGGTTGGCGCAACTGACCCGCACTGAGGAGTATCTCGAAAGCGAACTGGGAAGGGCGCCGCGGGATATCGAAGTCGCCGACGATCTCGGAATGGATCTTGTGCGGCTGAAAGACTTTCGTTCGGCCGTGCGTGAACCGAACTCCCTCAACACCCTCATCGAGGGAACAGACATCGAGGTGGGCCAGATTCTGGTCGACCGCAACTCCCCGTCCCCTGAAGGTCTCGCCGAGACTCAGGAGATGACCGACGTCATTCGTTCGGCTGTGAAGACCCTCGCGCGCGACGAGAGTGCAGTGCTCGAGATGCTCTACGGGCTCGATGGCTCGGATCCTTTGTCGTATCTGACGACGGCTGATGTGCTCGGCGTGGCCCCTCGCGACGTTCGACGGCTGGAGTCGATTTCGCTCGCCAAGCTCGCGCATCCGAGCAGACGAGCTGTGTACAAAGATCTGGTCTGA
- a CDS encoding alpha/beta hydrolase, with protein MALDQATTQFLTQMAQFGGKPLEQMTPAEARAGEPMMASMFGAGADMVRVENTVLDTADGDRFRVRTLVPHEHPRGVILYLHGGGWVVGSIDLYDAVARSIAAATGYAVVLADYRKAPEHPYPAPVDDAWQALGWVSDHLEAIAGGVVPLVVAGDSAGGNLAAVISQRARDEEGPAIAAQVLIYPVTDADLDRPSYVDPANQLALTRASMAWFWDHYAAEELRANADASPLRASNLADLPPAIILQASDDVLRSEGEAYAAALESAGVPVRRQVFDGQMHGFFHMVNILPASADAVGYLAESLELTLVPTTAKN; from the coding sequence GTGGCACTCGACCAAGCAACCACCCAATTCCTGACCCAAATGGCCCAGTTCGGCGGAAAACCGCTCGAACAAATGACTCCCGCTGAGGCGCGTGCGGGAGAACCGATGATGGCGTCGATGTTCGGCGCCGGCGCTGACATGGTGCGTGTCGAGAACACCGTTCTCGACACGGCTGACGGCGATCGGTTCAGGGTACGCACTCTCGTTCCACACGAACACCCACGCGGCGTCATTCTCTACCTGCACGGCGGCGGCTGGGTCGTCGGCAGCATCGACCTCTACGACGCGGTCGCCCGATCTATCGCTGCAGCGACCGGATATGCCGTGGTGCTCGCCGACTATCGCAAGGCGCCCGAGCATCCGTACCCGGCGCCGGTGGATGATGCGTGGCAAGCTCTTGGCTGGGTCTCAGACCACCTCGAGGCGATCGCCGGCGGCGTGGTGCCGCTGGTCGTGGCCGGCGACAGCGCAGGGGGCAATCTCGCCGCAGTGATCAGCCAGCGCGCTCGCGACGAGGAAGGTCCTGCCATCGCGGCTCAGGTTCTGATCTATCCCGTCACCGATGCCGATCTCGATCGGCCGTCGTACGTCGATCCCGCCAATCAGCTCGCCCTCACGCGGGCCAGCATGGCGTGGTTCTGGGATCACTACGCGGCCGAGGAACTGCGCGCAAACGCAGATGCCAGCCCGTTGCGGGCGTCGAACCTGGCGGATCTGCCCCCGGCGATCATTCTGCAAGCGTCAGACGATGTGCTGCGCAGCGAGGGCGAGGCCTATGCCGCCGCGCTCGAATCAGCCGGAGTGCCGGTGCGCCGACAGGTCTTCGACGGCCAGATGCACGGGTTCTTTCACATGGTCAACATTCTCCCGGCCAGCGCAGACGCTGTCGGCTATCTGGCCGAGTCGCTCGAATTGACGCTCGTTCCAACCACCGCGAAGAACTGA
- a CDS encoding CaiB/BaiF CoA transferase family protein yields MNGLPLAGITVVSIEQAVAAPFATRQLADLGARVIKIERDTGDFARGYDTSVRGLASYFVWLNRGKESVVLDLKSDSGQSALKKLVSRADVFVQNLAPGAVERLGLGPAEARELNPRLIHTSISGYGRGGSYENKKAYDLLIQCEAGFLSVTGTPEAPAKAGISIADIAAGMYAYSGILTAIIQRSITGAGSTLEISMLEALGEWMAQPYFYAEYGGTQQPRSGAQHATIAPYGPFPTADGTVFFGIQNEREWRAFCETVLHAPDVAANDLFLSNTLRVTNRPALHRQIESVFRGLSSEQILARLDSAGIANAALRDMRGFAEHPQLAERNRWQNVETSAGAIRSLIPPVTTADFEYRMGKVPALGEDTDRVLDELSRD; encoded by the coding sequence ATGAACGGACTCCCCCTCGCCGGCATCACCGTCGTATCGATCGAACAGGCCGTCGCAGCTCCCTTCGCCACGCGTCAGTTGGCAGATCTCGGTGCGAGAGTCATCAAGATCGAGCGCGATACCGGCGATTTCGCGCGTGGTTATGACACCAGCGTTCGAGGTCTGGCGAGCTACTTCGTCTGGCTGAACCGCGGAAAAGAGAGCGTCGTTCTCGACCTCAAATCCGACTCGGGGCAGAGCGCTCTGAAGAAGCTCGTATCGCGGGCAGATGTCTTCGTACAGAACCTCGCCCCCGGCGCCGTCGAGCGCCTCGGCCTGGGGCCGGCCGAAGCCCGAGAGCTCAACCCCCGTCTGATTCACACCTCGATCTCGGGATACGGGCGAGGCGGCTCGTACGAGAACAAGAAAGCCTACGACTTGCTGATTCAATGCGAGGCCGGCTTTCTCAGCGTGACCGGAACTCCAGAAGCACCGGCGAAGGCCGGCATTTCGATCGCCGACATCGCCGCGGGAATGTACGCCTACTCCGGAATCCTCACGGCGATCATCCAGCGTTCGATCACCGGTGCGGGTTCGACGCTCGAGATCTCGATGCTCGAGGCACTCGGCGAGTGGATGGCTCAACCCTACTTCTACGCAGAATACGGTGGCACCCAGCAGCCCCGCAGCGGGGCACAGCACGCTACCATCGCGCCATACGGGCCGTTTCCCACCGCCGACGGCACAGTGTTCTTCGGAATTCAGAACGAGCGAGAGTGGCGCGCCTTCTGCGAGACAGTGTTGCATGCACCGGATGTCGCGGCGAACGATCTCTTCCTCTCGAACACCCTCAGGGTAACGAACCGCCCCGCGCTTCACCGCCAGATCGAGTCCGTGTTCCGCGGTCTGTCGTCGGAGCAGATACTCGCACGCCTCGACTCGGCGGGCATCGCGAACGCCGCGCTTCGCGATATGAGGGGGTTCGCCGAGCATCCACAGCTCGCAGAGCGAAACCGCTGGCAGAATGTCGAAACCTCGGCCGGTGCGATCCGGTCGCTCATCCCTCCCGTTACGACGGCAGACTTCGAGTACCGCATGGGCAAGGTGCCCGCGCTCGGCGAAGACACCGACCGCGTGCTCGATGAGCTCAGCAGAGACTGA
- a CDS encoding MFS transporter, with amino-acid sequence MTSLTPPPSVKLRPYAVIVAIFMVIEFTGVFEQVMVYTAIPTLMKAFQLDAAAISWAVTVFLLVGAGTAAIAGRLGDIYGRKKVLVALMIISAVGSIISIIAGNFEGILVGRALQGTSAALFPLLAGIARETVPAPRVPVLISLTTGVSIIGGSLAALAAGILLDTSGWHSIFVASGILAIIALLVALGLPRSVVSTEPRARLDILGAVVMAPAIAAILFGVNTARSQGASALVIGLIGIGAILFAFWIVWELRIKNPMFNLRLFKRRSLVLTLVATAAAGLGIFAATALITPILQQSPASLPVGLGLTPTEAGLYGLISGVLGFALSPVGGRIASKFGAKVTLALGFGIAIIGSVLFIFSVHSLPLSIVAVVVTGLGTALILVGIPNIIVELVSASDTSEAVGLIFSVGRTLFAAIGTAIVGIILASSTVPGTTAPSVAAWNSTLIYVIITAVIGLIVTIIIRKVKPMDQRGTVVEAVAEVQAEAASENPVISH; translated from the coding sequence ATGACATCTCTGACCCCACCGCCTTCGGTGAAACTCAGGCCGTACGCAGTGATCGTCGCCATCTTCATGGTGATCGAATTCACTGGCGTTTTCGAACAGGTCATGGTCTACACGGCCATTCCGACCCTGATGAAAGCGTTCCAACTCGATGCCGCTGCCATTTCCTGGGCGGTCACGGTCTTTCTTCTCGTGGGTGCCGGCACAGCAGCCATTGCGGGACGACTCGGTGACATTTACGGCCGAAAGAAGGTGCTCGTCGCTCTGATGATCATCTCTGCTGTCGGCTCCATCATCAGCATCATCGCAGGCAACTTCGAAGGCATTCTCGTCGGCCGGGCGCTTCAAGGTACCAGTGCCGCCCTCTTCCCGCTGTTGGCTGGAATCGCGCGAGAGACCGTGCCCGCACCGCGGGTGCCTGTGCTCATCAGCCTGACGACTGGTGTGTCTATCATCGGTGGTTCGCTTGCGGCCCTCGCGGCCGGCATCCTGCTCGACACCAGCGGCTGGCACAGCATCTTCGTGGCTTCGGGAATTCTGGCCATCATCGCGCTGCTTGTCGCCCTCGGTCTGCCGCGATCTGTTGTCTCAACCGAGCCTCGCGCTCGGCTCGACATTCTGGGGGCAGTCGTCATGGCCCCCGCCATCGCGGCGATTCTCTTCGGGGTGAACACGGCGCGCTCCCAAGGAGCGAGTGCCCTGGTCATCGGATTGATCGGCATCGGCGCTATTCTCTTCGCCTTCTGGATCGTCTGGGAACTGCGCATCAAGAACCCGATGTTCAACCTTCGCCTGTTCAAGCGGCGCTCGCTGGTGCTCACCCTGGTCGCGACGGCGGCCGCCGGTCTCGGCATCTTCGCGGCGACCGCCCTGATCACTCCGATCCTTCAGCAGAGCCCCGCATCGCTTCCCGTGGGGCTCGGCCTCACGCCGACGGAGGCCGGCCTGTACGGCCTGATCTCGGGAGTCCTCGGGTTTGCTCTCTCGCCGGTAGGCGGACGGATCGCCAGCAAGTTCGGCGCCAAGGTCACCTTGGCGCTCGGCTTCGGAATTGCCATCATCGGCAGCGTTCTGTTCATCTTCTCGGTTCACAGCCTGCCCCTGTCGATCGTCGCCGTCGTGGTGACAGGTCTGGGAACGGCGCTGATTCTGGTCGGTATTCCGAACATCATCGTCGAGCTGGTGTCAGCCAGTGACACCAGTGAGGCCGTCGGCCTGATCTTCTCGGTCGGTCGCACGCTGTTCGCCGCTATCGGCACGGCCATCGTCGGTATCATTCTGGCCTCGAGCACAGTACCGGGAACGACGGCACCCTCGGTCGCGGCCTGGAATTCGACCCTCATCTACGTGATCATCACTGCGGTCATCGGCCTCATCGTGACCATCATCATTCGCAAGGTGAAGCCGATGGATCAGCGCGGCACGGTTGTGGAAGCCGTCGCCGAAGTGCAAGCTGAGGCCGCGTCCGAGAATCCCGTCATCTCGCACTAG
- a CDS encoding GntR family transcriptional regulator — protein sequence MTFQPQSVGSRSQLSDDASAYVRNLIMSGRLLPGDSVRPETIGEALGISTTPARESLQALRVEGFLYLYPRRGFIVAPLTGQDIRDLFTAHALIAGELAARATDRATPDQIAELEALHHELLAAARRRDLVVLEEKNHAFHRQINKIADARKISWVLGLIGRYVPHLFYSQIEGWPATTTKDHSEILGAITSGNRESARAAMADHIVHSGELLATEFDLRSAAGEK from the coding sequence GTGACTTTTCAGCCACAGAGCGTAGGTAGTCGCTCGCAGCTGAGCGACGATGCGTCTGCGTACGTTCGAAACCTGATCATGTCGGGGCGGCTGCTTCCGGGCGATTCGGTTCGACCAGAAACCATCGGCGAAGCTCTGGGTATTTCGACGACACCTGCTCGGGAGTCTCTGCAGGCACTGCGCGTCGAAGGTTTTCTCTATCTGTATCCACGGCGCGGTTTCATCGTCGCCCCGCTCACGGGCCAAGATATTCGCGACTTGTTCACGGCCCACGCGTTGATCGCAGGGGAGCTCGCTGCGCGGGCGACCGATCGCGCGACGCCTGATCAGATCGCTGAACTCGAGGCTCTGCACCACGAACTTCTCGCCGCCGCTCGCCGTCGCGACCTGGTCGTGCTCGAAGAGAAGAACCACGCCTTTCATCGCCAGATCAATAAGATCGCCGATGCCCGCAAGATCTCGTGGGTATTGGGCCTGATCGGGCGGTACGTTCCGCATCTGTTCTACTCGCAGATCGAAGGCTGGCCGGCGACGACGACGAAAGACCACTCCGAGATACTCGGTGCGATCACCTCGGGTAACCGAGAGTCGGCTCGAGCGGCCATGGCAGACCACATCGTGCATTCCGGCGAACTCCTCGCGACGGAATTCGATCTTCGTTCGGCTGCCGGCGAGAAGTGA
- a CDS encoding MaoC family dehydratase translates to MSEAMRVVIGWEGRYFEDFTVGDIYYHPMARTLTTTDNQWFTLVTQNTSKTHLDAEFAKQTEYKLPLMNSTFVLALVTGQSTIDLSFNVYANLGWDEVRLPAPVFEGDTIYSRSTVLSVRPSGSKPTLGIVKVGTEGYNQHGVVVIRYQRTFMVYRQGFGPHLEGNRPDESSLAEMHLANDR, encoded by the coding sequence GTGTCTGAAGCAATGAGAGTCGTCATCGGTTGGGAAGGTCGATACTTCGAAGACTTCACGGTCGGCGATATCTACTATCACCCGATGGCACGCACGCTGACCACGACCGATAATCAGTGGTTCACGCTCGTGACGCAGAACACGTCGAAGACTCACTTGGATGCCGAATTCGCCAAGCAGACCGAATACAAGCTGCCCCTGATGAACTCGACGTTCGTTCTGGCGCTGGTCACGGGGCAATCGACTATCGACCTCTCGTTCAACGTCTACGCCAACCTCGGTTGGGACGAGGTTCGACTGCCCGCCCCGGTGTTCGAAGGCGACACGATCTATTCACGATCGACCGTCTTGTCGGTTCGCCCGTCGGGCTCGAAACCCACTCTCGGAATCGTCAAAGTGGGCACAGAGGGCTACAACCAGCACGGCGTCGTGGTCATCCGCTACCAGCGCACGTTCATGGTGTACCGTCAGGGTTTCGGTCCGCATCTTGAAGGCAACCGGCCCGATGAATCGTCGTTGGCCGAGATGCACCTGGCCAACGACAGGTGA
- a CDS encoding LysR family transcriptional regulator translates to MDVRHLRHFLAVAEALNYSRAAERLMMAASPLSRSIQQLELEIGGALFVRGTRKVALTPLGIALVPHAEKTIADMDALRREMNKRLQGFAEYYVGIRSVPSELITGLIGVVKRVDPSASVRLESLDSFAQMDRLINGKLTFGLVNRRVDDRRLDYWEVLRETPALALPNRPEYAELEEVRPENLRGLRLLLQPGTAPFGSEFDPYRETVTELVPVETEIIGGLSAMIAAGDSCCFTMASPKSPWYKYLAGDDVIIRPLADSPKSSTYLVWRSDRDTENDLGPTISAARDYFDQPVEN, encoded by the coding sequence ATGGACGTACGTCACCTCCGACATTTTCTCGCCGTAGCAGAGGCGCTCAACTATTCGCGCGCTGCTGAGCGATTGATGATGGCGGCATCTCCGCTGAGTCGCAGCATCCAGCAACTGGAGTTGGAGATCGGCGGGGCGCTGTTCGTTCGCGGCACTCGCAAGGTGGCGCTCACCCCGCTGGGCATCGCGTTGGTTCCCCACGCAGAGAAGACAATTGCCGACATGGACGCCCTGCGCCGGGAGATGAATAAGCGCCTGCAGGGTTTTGCCGAATACTACGTCGGAATCAGATCGGTGCCGTCGGAACTCATCACGGGTCTGATCGGGGTGGTCAAGCGGGTCGACCCCTCCGCATCGGTACGCCTCGAGTCCCTCGACTCTTTCGCTCAGATGGACAGGCTGATCAACGGCAAGCTGACGTTCGGGCTCGTCAATCGGCGAGTGGATGACCGTCGACTCGACTACTGGGAGGTGCTGCGCGAGACACCGGCGCTCGCCCTGCCCAATCGACCTGAATACGCAGAGCTCGAAGAGGTTCGGCCCGAGAACTTGCGGGGGCTTCGTCTTCTGCTGCAGCCCGGCACCGCACCGTTCGGCAGTGAATTCGATCCGTATCGGGAGACCGTGACGGAACTGGTTCCCGTCGAGACCGAAATCATCGGGGGTCTTTCGGCGATGATCGCGGCCGGGGATTCGTGTTGTTTCACGATGGCGAGCCCGAAATCGCCCTGGTACAAATACCTCGCCGGCGACGATGTCATTATTCGGCCTCTGGCAGACTCTCCGAAGTCGTCGACGTATTTGGTCTGGCGGAGCGACCGTGACACCGAGAACGACCTCGGGCCGACGATCAGCGCAGCTCGCGATTACTTCGATCAGCCCGTCGAGAATTGA
- a CDS encoding acyl-CoA dehydrogenase family protein, with protein sequence MTGLVDERSAEELSANEEDEALLVATVKEFIDREVKPTVREMEHRNEYPEKWIEQMRQIGIFGLAVPEEYGGMPVSMGCYVDVTEQLARGWMSLAGAMGGHTVVAKLLTIYGTEAQKEHYLPKMATGEIRATMALTEPDGGSDLQAMSTIARRDGDDLVINGAKTWISNGRRSDVIALLCKTDAAANPPYKGMSIVLATHGEGLSVSSNLPKLGYKGVEAVELSFSDYRISADAILGAVPGKGFGQMMKGLETGRIQVASRALGVATAAFEDSLRYAQERETFGKKLWEHQSISNYLADMATKLTAARQLTKYAAARYDSGARSDLEAGMAKLFASEAAMEITLNAIRIHGGNGYSTEYDVERYFRDAPLMIVGEGTNEIQRNVITQQLISRGGL encoded by the coding sequence ATGACCGGACTAGTGGACGAACGCTCGGCGGAGGAACTCAGCGCGAACGAAGAAGACGAGGCTCTTCTCGTAGCCACGGTCAAGGAGTTCATCGACCGCGAAGTGAAGCCAACGGTGCGCGAGATGGAGCACCGCAACGAGTATCCCGAGAAGTGGATCGAGCAGATGAGGCAGATCGGCATCTTCGGTCTGGCCGTGCCTGAAGAATACGGCGGAATGCCTGTCTCGATGGGGTGTTATGTCGATGTCACCGAGCAGCTCGCGCGTGGCTGGATGAGCTTGGCTGGGGCGATGGGCGGCCACACCGTGGTGGCGAAACTGCTGACGATCTATGGCACCGAAGCGCAGAAAGAGCACTATCTGCCCAAGATGGCCACCGGCGAGATCCGCGCCACGATGGCCTTGACCGAACCTGACGGCGGTTCTGATCTGCAGGCGATGAGCACCATCGCGCGCCGCGATGGTGACGATCTGGTCATCAATGGAGCAAAGACCTGGATCTCGAACGGCCGGCGCTCTGACGTGATCGCGCTGTTGTGCAAGACCGACGCGGCGGCGAATCCACCGTACAAGGGCATGTCCATCGTCTTGGCCACCCATGGCGAGGGCCTCTCCGTGTCTAGCAACCTCCCCAAACTCGGATACAAGGGCGTCGAAGCCGTCGAGCTCTCGTTCAGCGACTATCGCATCTCGGCCGATGCGATTCTCGGAGCGGTTCCCGGCAAGGGGTTCGGGCAGATGATGAAGGGACTCGAGACCGGCCGGATCCAGGTCGCTTCTCGAGCTCTCGGTGTCGCCACCGCAGCCTTCGAAGACTCACTGCGATACGCCCAAGAGCGTGAGACGTTCGGAAAGAAGCTGTGGGAACACCAGTCGATCAGCAATTACCTCGCCGACATGGCGACAAAGCTGACCGCCGCTCGACAGCTCACCAAGTACGCCGCCGCCCGCTATGACAGCGGCGCGCGCAGTGATCTCGAGGCCGGGATGGCGAAGCTCTTCGCCTCGGAGGCGGCGATGGAGATCACCCTGAATGCCATCCGCATTCACGGTGGAAACGGGTACTCCACGGAGTACGACGTCGAACGGTACTTCAGAGATGCGCCTCTGATGATCGTGGGCGAGGGCACGAACGAGATTCAGCGCAACGTCATCACCCAACAGCTCATCTCGCGCGGGGGTCTCTGA
- a CDS encoding isocitrate lyase/PEP mutase family protein: MAASLRDLIASRKPVVAPSIYDGISALVLKEFGFEAAYIGSYGTGATKYGLPDIGYIGVDDMADQVRRLAPVADVPIIVDGEGGWGNPLHVARSVRILERAGAAATHIEDHDFGKHITAKPRVISTKAAVDKIKSALDARASDEFMIIARTDSSGSEGPEAAVDRVLAYQEAGADGIFVAGMLDEPSRLRLNAERRVPLFNTNFPGLTNADQFASGVDVVLYYAIGHMAATQGLRNAFSTLARDDSAVALEEGFGGIAGIVGYDDFLGIPDARENAAKYGLLD; encoded by the coding sequence ATGGCTGCGTCTCTCAGAGACCTCATCGCCTCACGCAAACCCGTCGTCGCTCCGTCGATCTACGACGGGATCTCTGCTCTCGTGCTCAAAGAATTCGGATTCGAAGCTGCGTACATCGGCAGTTACGGCACAGGTGCCACCAAGTACGGGCTCCCCGACATCGGGTACATCGGTGTCGACGACATGGCCGACCAAGTCCGACGTCTCGCCCCCGTCGCCGACGTACCGATCATCGTCGACGGCGAAGGCGGCTGGGGCAATCCCCTTCACGTCGCGCGCTCGGTGAGAATTCTCGAGCGGGCCGGGGCCGCTGCGACCCACATCGAAGACCATGACTTCGGCAAGCACATCACGGCTAAGCCCCGCGTCATCTCGACGAAGGCCGCCGTCGATAAGATCAAGTCGGCGCTCGACGCCCGGGCATCCGATGAGTTCATGATCATCGCCCGCACAGACTCGTCAGGCAGCGAAGGCCCTGAGGCGGCCGTCGACCGGGTTCTGGCCTATCAAGAGGCCGGCGCCGATGGAATTTTCGTCGCTGGAATGCTCGACGAGCCGTCGCGCCTCAGACTCAACGCAGAACGTCGAGTGCCCTTGTTCAACACCAATTTTCCAGGGCTCACCAACGCCGACCAGTTCGCCTCGGGCGTCGACGTCGTGCTCTATTACGCGATCGGGCATATGGCCGCCACTCAGGGGCTCCGAAACGCCTTCAGCACCTTGGCTCGCGACGATTCCGCCGTCGCGCTCGAAGAGGGGTTCGGCGGAATCGCGGGAATCGTCGGCTACGACGACTTTTTGGGCATTCCGGATGCCCGCGAGAACGCCGCGAAATACGGGCTGCTCGACTGA